In the Acidovorax sp. A79 genome, one interval contains:
- a CDS encoding response regulator transcription factor, whose amino-acid sequence MPPSATGGRGPADALRALSRSLLALARGAQQAPPQDMLHQALQTLRELVPFDAAWWGEVSAGDVHTGPRNWLHGSIGLSQSFAQEWNELSAVDEFARQSMTRLGVVIRERDVVGDIVEHPEVVAFSQRHGLYHCMALTAELPHSGLMFFVSVYRPQARSEFTDEETVLFGEFVVHLLQHWHHVLQRLQSESASRPWDSFALAEPSGELLFAGLRISMALGEACPGWTGTRVPLEVLQALPRAPCSLLVGKSCRLRLEPCGPLVAVSMASRHQKSPLAPRELSAAMLYAQGRSHKDIAATLGLTPATVRTYLRTAYAVLGVNNKLALVAALRNG is encoded by the coding sequence ATGCCCCCTTCCGCAACGGGCGGGCGCGGCCCCGCCGATGCCTTGCGGGCGCTCAGCCGCAGCCTGCTCGCGCTGGCGCGGGGGGCGCAGCAAGCGCCGCCGCAGGACATGCTGCACCAGGCCTTGCAGACGCTGCGGGAGCTGGTCCCCTTCGACGCGGCCTGGTGGGGCGAGGTGTCGGCCGGCGATGTGCACACCGGTCCGCGCAACTGGCTGCATGGCAGCATCGGCCTGAGCCAGAGCTTTGCGCAGGAATGGAACGAACTGTCCGCGGTGGACGAGTTCGCGCGCCAGTCCATGACCCGGCTGGGCGTGGTGATCCGCGAGCGCGATGTGGTGGGCGATATCGTGGAACACCCCGAGGTGGTGGCGTTCAGCCAGCGCCATGGCCTGTACCACTGCATGGCGCTCACCGCCGAGCTGCCCCACAGCGGACTGATGTTTTTTGTCTCGGTGTACCGCCCGCAGGCGCGTTCGGAATTCACCGACGAAGAGACCGTGTTGTTTGGCGAATTTGTGGTGCATCTGCTGCAGCACTGGCACCACGTGCTGCAGCGGCTGCAGAGCGAGTCCGCCAGCCGTCCCTGGGACAGCTTTGCGCTGGCGGAGCCCTCGGGAGAGCTGCTGTTTGCGGGCCTGCGCATCAGCATGGCGCTGGGCGAGGCGTGCCCCGGCTGGACGGGAACCCGCGTGCCGCTGGAGGTTCTGCAGGCCCTGCCACGTGCTCCCTGCAGCCTGTTGGTGGGCAAGTCCTGCCGCTTGCGGCTCGAACCCTGCGGTCCGCTGGTGGCTGTCAGCATGGCATCGCGCCACCAGAAGTCCCCACTGGCCCCGCGCGAGCTGAGCGCCGCCATGCTCTACGCCCAGGGGCGTTCCCACAAGGACATCGCCGCCACCCTGGGGCTCACCCCCGCCACCGTGCGCACCTACCTGCGCACCGCCTACGCCGTGCTGGGGGTGAACAACAAGCTGGCGCTGGTGGCGGCGCTGCGCAACGGGTAG
- a CDS encoding tannase/feruloyl esterase family alpha/beta hydrolase produces MFPIPFLAGVAPHRRVHHRASPGRWAACTLTALAAVALTACGGGGDAPAPLASRPLAEACAAYTSTALPHGAKVTRTELRKAEGTLPDACIVRGQIVSSPESTINWAVELPTLAQWNGKTLTIGGGGFDGFIPTDDPWYQQLVGPSANPYVKISSDSGHQVRGFAWGNSDVALRNHAFDANHFVLEIGTTIATEFYGKRPVRRYHMGHSNGGRSGLISTQKYPKDYDGVVAMEPAISQQAHQVNLGPTVLHHIFKSRENWMSSAKIALYAKAETAACDGLDGLKDGIIGNVAACNYVPTDLLCQGADNDSCLTAGQIESIRLIYSDHKTPVTLSRGAVGYPRYGRGGASTSDWQSYMFGTSFENPDSFNHMAVTEAARLVEGNPNASILTHDPTQYQAKYLRLAEMIDGTDPDISAFADNGGKLLIWYGLGDTCVSVYRTAEYFDTVKQRLGASKVQGFARMVTSPSNGHDLDGAGTEPRSIDLLAAMDAWVEKGAAPDKLVATKFAPGTSTPLAQRPVCEYPKFPRYNGMGDPAKAESFTCSAS; encoded by the coding sequence ATGTTCCCGATTCCATTCCTTGCCGGCGTGGCACCCCATCGCCGCGTCCACCACCGTGCCTCCCCGGGGCGGTGGGCCGCCTGCACCCTGACTGCCCTTGCCGCCGTGGCGCTGACGGCCTGCGGCGGCGGCGGCGATGCCCCCGCGCCCCTGGCCAGCAGGCCCCTGGCCGAGGCCTGCGCCGCCTACACCTCCACCGCCTTGCCCCATGGCGCCAAGGTCACGCGCACCGAGTTGCGCAAGGCCGAGGGCACGCTCCCGGACGCCTGCATCGTGCGCGGCCAGATCGTGTCCTCGCCCGAGTCGACGATCAACTGGGCGGTGGAGCTGCCCACGCTGGCGCAGTGGAACGGCAAGACGCTGACGATTGGCGGCGGTGGGTTCGACGGGTTCATTCCGACCGATGACCCGTGGTACCAGCAGCTCGTGGGTCCATCGGCCAATCCCTATGTGAAGATCAGTTCCGACTCTGGCCACCAGGTGCGCGGCTTTGCCTGGGGCAACAGCGATGTGGCGCTGCGCAACCATGCGTTCGATGCCAACCACTTCGTGCTGGAGATTGGCACCACCATCGCCACGGAGTTCTACGGCAAGCGCCCCGTGCGGCGCTACCACATGGGCCACTCCAACGGCGGTCGCTCGGGTCTGATCTCCACGCAGAAGTACCCCAAGGACTACGACGGCGTGGTGGCCATGGAGCCCGCCATCAGCCAGCAGGCGCACCAGGTCAACCTGGGTCCCACGGTGCTGCACCACATCTTCAAGAGCCGCGAGAACTGGATGAGCTCGGCCAAGATCGCGCTGTATGCCAAGGCCGAGACGGCCGCGTGTGATGGTCTCGATGGCCTGAAGGACGGCATCATCGGCAACGTCGCGGCATGCAACTACGTGCCCACCGACCTGCTGTGCCAGGGCGCCGACAACGACAGCTGCCTGACGGCCGGCCAGATCGAATCCATCCGCCTCATCTACAGCGACCACAAGACGCCCGTGACCCTGTCGCGCGGTGCCGTGGGCTATCCGCGCTACGGCCGGGGCGGCGCGTCCACCTCGGACTGGCAGTCGTACATGTTCGGTACCAGTTTTGAGAACCCCGACTCGTTCAACCACATGGCCGTGACGGAAGCCGCGCGCCTGGTGGAGGGCAACCCCAACGCCAGCATCCTGACGCACGACCCGACCCAGTACCAGGCGAAATATCTGCGGCTGGCCGAGATGATCGACGGTACCGACCCGGACATCTCCGCCTTTGCCGACAACGGTGGCAAGCTGCTGATCTGGTATGGCCTGGGCGACACCTGCGTGTCGGTGTACCGCACGGCGGAATACTTCGACACGGTGAAGCAGCGCCTGGGCGCGAGCAAGGTGCAGGGCTTTGCGCGCATGGTCACCTCGCCTTCCAACGGGCATGACCTGGACGGGGCGGGCACCGAGCCGCGTTCCATCGACCTGCTCGCTGCCATGGACGCCTGGGTGGAAAAAGGCGCGGCCCCCGACAAGCTGGTGGCAACGAAATTTGCCCCCGGCACCAGCACCCCCCTGGCCCAGCGCCCGGTGTGCGAGTACCCCAAGTTCCCGCGCTACAACGGCATGGGCGACCCCGCCAAGGCCGAGAGCTTTACCTGCTCGGCGTCCTGA
- a CDS encoding tautomerase family protein produces the protein MPLIHIAMRAGKPAAYRQAIFDTLYRALRETFNVPEDDQFMTISEHEAANFRYSPTYLGVVRSDDVVFIQITANNTRTLEQKKALFARIAQLLGESPGLRPEDVFVNIVEVAKENWSFGHGLAQYA, from the coding sequence ATGCCCCTCATCCACATTGCCATGCGCGCCGGAAAGCCCGCGGCCTACCGCCAGGCGATCTTCGACACGCTGTACCGCGCCCTGCGCGAAACCTTCAACGTGCCCGAGGACGACCAGTTCATGACCATCTCCGAGCACGAGGCCGCGAACTTCCGCTACAGCCCCACCTACCTGGGCGTGGTGCGCAGCGACGACGTGGTGTTCATCCAGATCACCGCCAACAACACGCGCACTCTGGAGCAGAAGAAGGCGCTGTTTGCGCGCATCGCGCAGCTGCTCGGGGAAAGCCCGGGCCTCAGGCCCGAGGATGTGTTCGTGAACATCGTGGAGGTCGCCAAGGAGAACTGGTCCTTCGGGCATGGCCTGGCGCAGTACGCGTAG
- a CDS encoding LysR family transcriptional regulator codes for MVERSLDLDAVEAFVRIAELGSFTRAAEAMGTAQAAMSLKLQRLEARLGCRLIERTPRHVQLSARGAAFLEHARELLAVHDRALATFAQARQRLTIGISDHVAGPELPALIARMNAQDPQLLIEIRIGSSGDLLQAYDRRELDAVLARMHVGRSDGELLAEEQFGWLAAPGWQHRAGEPLPLATLAEPCGVRAMAGRSLDAAGMAWAEVFVGGGVAAVAAAVMAGLGVAALAPRMLPLGAVDVGTRLALPALPRLPVLLHTRIRDGRPRDALTALSAAFRSAVRG; via the coding sequence ATGGTTGAGCGATCCCTGGATCTGGATGCCGTCGAGGCCTTCGTGCGCATTGCCGAGCTGGGCAGCTTCACGCGCGCCGCCGAGGCCATGGGCACGGCGCAGGCCGCGATGAGCCTCAAGCTCCAGCGGCTGGAGGCCCGCCTGGGCTGCCGGCTCATCGAGCGCACGCCCCGGCATGTGCAGCTGTCCGCGCGGGGCGCCGCCTTTCTGGAACACGCCCGTGAACTCCTGGCCGTGCACGACCGCGCGCTCGCCACGTTCGCTCAGGCGCGCCAGCGCCTGACCATCGGCATCAGCGACCACGTGGCCGGGCCCGAGCTGCCCGCGCTGATCGCCCGCATGAACGCGCAGGACCCGCAGCTCCTGATCGAGATCCGGATCGGCTCGTCCGGCGACCTGCTGCAAGCCTACGACCGGCGCGAGCTGGATGCGGTGCTGGCCCGCATGCACGTGGGCCGCAGCGACGGCGAGCTGCTGGCCGAAGAGCAGTTCGGCTGGCTCGCGGCCCCCGGCTGGCAGCACCGCGCGGGCGAACCCCTTCCCCTGGCCACGCTGGCCGAGCCCTGTGGCGTGCGCGCGATGGCGGGGCGGTCGCTGGATGCCGCCGGCATGGCCTGGGCCGAGGTGTTTGTGGGCGGCGGCGTGGCGGCGGTGGCCGCGGCCGTGATGGCCGGGCTGGGGGTGGCGGCGCTGGCCCCGCGCATGCTGCCCCTGGGCGCGGTGGACGTCGGCACGCGCCTTGCGCTGCCCGCACTGCCCCGCCTGCCCGTGCTGCTGCACACCCGCATCAGGGACGGCCGCCCGCGCGACGCCCTGACGGCGCTGTCCGCGGCTTTCCGCAGCGCGGTGCGGGGCTAG
- a CDS encoding DUF922 domain-containing Zn-dependent protease yields the protein MKRHPVTLRGLAALARRPRMKAAALLAALWAAVPLAQAAVREEHAERPYAVHAEPGDTLRQALNAATPIVTDGQRFHGHTRWNVRWTFRWGREASSGECRITEVTTRLRTEVQLPELRRATPAQRALFDRYLPALSRHEQGHVQFGRNAARAIDQGIAQLPAAPDCATLERQANALGHRLLREHAEREKQYDNDTRHGASQGARLE from the coding sequence ATGAAGCGGCACCCTGTGACGCTGCGCGGCCTGGCGGCCCTGGCACGGCGGCCGCGGATGAAGGCCGCCGCACTGCTGGCGGCGCTGTGGGCCGCTGTGCCCCTGGCGCAGGCCGCCGTGCGCGAGGAGCATGCCGAGCGCCCGTACGCCGTGCATGCGGAGCCTGGCGACACGCTGCGCCAGGCGCTGAACGCGGCCACGCCCATCGTCACGGACGGCCAGCGCTTTCACGGCCACACCCGCTGGAACGTGCGCTGGACCTTCCGCTGGGGGCGCGAGGCCTCGTCGGGCGAATGCCGCATCACCGAGGTCACCACACGGCTGCGCACCGAGGTGCAGCTGCCCGAGCTGCGGCGCGCCACGCCGGCGCAGCGGGCGCTGTTCGACCGCTACCTGCCGGCCCTGTCACGCCACGAGCAAGGCCATGTGCAGTTCGGGCGCAACGCCGCCCGCGCCATCGACCAGGGCATTGCGCAGCTGCCCGCCGCGCCGGACTGCGCCACGCTGGAGCGCCAGGCCAACGCGCTGGGCCACCGCCTGCTGCGCGAACACGCCGAGCGCGAGAAGCAATACGACAACGACACGCGCCACGGCGCATCGCAAGGCGCCAGGCTGGAGTGA
- a CDS encoding wax ester/triacylglycerol synthase family O-acyltransferase, with amino-acid sequence MVTRIPAPRAPATEGAASPLRKVRAQAPDVARRAAQALPPAARKAAGVVQKNVRRAATGMLGLSGERMSKVDTAWLRMDSASNLMMINGVWTLSPGIGWDALCERVQQRLLQYPRFRQRVVEDAAGATWVEDRQFDIAAHVLRETLPRTPGQSMQRALQDRVGELAMQPLDARRPLWQMHLIEDFVGDDGQPGSALVVRIHHCIADGIALISVTMSLVDGGAEPPRRKSRADKEAATAEDWIADTLIKPFTGMTVKALDMAGDSAARSLQMLGDPEKAMQNGLSGTLDMARVAYQLVSDAAALALMPDDSPTRLKGQPGQAKRVAWCPPIPLEEVKAIGKALNCSINDVLLSCVAGAIGGYLRSQGDDPTGQEIRAMIPVNLRPMEEAWKLGNRFGLVPLVLPIGMANPVERVYEVRKRMNALKGSTQPILAFAMLAVAGLMIKPAQDALLNLFGRKTTAVMTNVPGPKEQLTLCGARVTQCMFWVPQSGDIGLGVSILSYGGGVQFGVITDTTLCPEPQRIIDAFAPEFDQLSLLTLMLPWGE; translated from the coding sequence ATGGTGACCCGCATCCCAGCCCCCCGCGCCCCGGCCACCGAAGGCGCCGCCAGCCCCCTGCGCAAGGTGCGCGCCCAGGCCCCCGACGTGGCCCGCCGCGCGGCCCAGGCCCTTCCGCCCGCCGCGCGCAAGGCCGCCGGCGTGGTGCAAAAGAACGTGCGGCGTGCCGCCACCGGCATGCTGGGCCTCTCGGGCGAACGCATGAGCAAGGTCGACACGGCCTGGCTGCGCATGGACTCGGCCAGCAACCTGATGATGATCAACGGCGTGTGGACGCTCTCTCCCGGCATCGGCTGGGACGCGCTGTGCGAGCGCGTGCAGCAGCGCCTGCTGCAGTACCCGCGCTTTCGCCAGCGCGTGGTGGAGGACGCGGCCGGGGCCACCTGGGTGGAAGACCGCCAGTTCGACATCGCCGCCCATGTGCTGCGCGAGACGCTGCCCCGCACCCCCGGACAGAGCATGCAGCGCGCCCTGCAGGACCGCGTGGGCGAGCTGGCCATGCAGCCGCTGGACGCGCGCCGCCCGCTGTGGCAGATGCACCTGATCGAGGACTTCGTGGGCGACGACGGCCAGCCCGGCAGCGCCCTCGTGGTGCGCATCCACCACTGCATCGCGGACGGCATCGCGCTGATCTCGGTGACCATGTCGCTGGTCGATGGCGGTGCCGAGCCCCCCAGGCGCAAGTCCCGTGCGGACAAGGAGGCCGCCACGGCAGAGGACTGGATCGCCGACACGCTCATCAAGCCTTTCACCGGCATGACCGTGAAAGCGCTCGATATGGCCGGCGACAGCGCGGCCAGGTCGCTGCAGATGCTGGGCGACCCCGAGAAGGCGATGCAGAACGGCCTGTCGGGCACCCTGGACATGGCGCGCGTGGCCTACCAGCTGGTGAGCGACGCGGCCGCCCTGGCGCTGATGCCCGACGATTCACCCACGCGCCTGAAGGGCCAGCCCGGCCAGGCCAAGCGCGTGGCGTGGTGCCCGCCCATCCCGCTGGAGGAGGTCAAGGCCATCGGCAAGGCGCTCAACTGCTCGATCAACGACGTGCTGCTGTCCTGCGTGGCCGGCGCCATCGGCGGCTACCTGCGCAGCCAGGGCGACGACCCCACGGGGCAGGAGATCCGCGCCATGATCCCCGTGAACCTGCGCCCCATGGAAGAGGCCTGGAAGCTGGGAAACCGCTTCGGCCTGGTGCCGCTGGTGCTGCCCATCGGCATGGCCAACCCGGTGGAGCGCGTGTACGAGGTGCGCAAGCGCATGAATGCGCTCAAGGGCAGCACCCAGCCCATCCTCGCGTTCGCGATGCTCGCCGTGGCGGGCCTGATGATCAAGCCCGCGCAGGACGCGCTGCTCAACCTGTTCGGCCGCAAGACCACGGCGGTCATGACCAATGTGCCGGGGCCCAAGGAGCAGCTCACGCTGTGCGGCGCGCGCGTCACGCAGTGCATGTTCTGGGTGCCGCAGTCGGGGGACATCGGCCTGGGGGTTTCCATCCTGAGCTATGGCGGCGGCGTGCAGTTCGGCGTGATCACCGACACCACGCTGTGCCCCGAGCCGCAGCGCATCATCGACGCGTTCGCGCCCGAGTTCGACCAGCTCTCGCTGCTCACGCTGATGCTGCCCTGGGGCGAATGA
- a CDS encoding acyl-CoA-binding protein — protein MADLNATFEAAVANSKNLSERPDNATLLKIYALYKQATAGDNTEKKPSFSDMVGRAKWDAWEKLKGTEADAAKQQYVDLITSLQ, from the coding sequence ATGGCCGACCTGAACGCCACCTTCGAAGCCGCCGTAGCCAATTCCAAGAACCTCAGCGAGCGCCCCGACAACGCCACGCTGCTCAAGATCTACGCGCTGTACAAGCAGGCCACCGCGGGCGACAACACCGAGAAGAAGCCCAGCTTCTCCGACATGGTGGGCCGTGCCAAATGGGACGCGTGGGAAAAGCTCAAGGGCACTGAAGCGGATGCCGCCAAGCAGCAATATGTCGACCTGATCACGTCACTCCAGTAG